A window of the Alnus glutinosa chromosome 4, dhAlnGlut1.1, whole genome shotgun sequence genome harbors these coding sequences:
- the LOC133865614 gene encoding uncharacterized protein LOC133865614, translating into MVWACLASCFRAWEYCFIFLRVKLRKLKRVHREHRRDIEDEFDTSDEEDEEDDDDDDESFSYDHVPMDVSRSISHRWRDYRGAHLRKSLRPRNHRIQVGISRDSSIHGGRSGNHIKTVDHDDIRVIRTSKFAHKGRNYKGGVYHRRR; encoded by the coding sequence ATGGTATGGGCATGCCTCGCTTCCTGTTTTCGTGCATGGGAGTACTGCTTCATTTTCTTGAGGGTTAAGCTTCGTAAGCTCAAAAGGGTACACAGAGAACACAGACGAGACATTGAAGACGAGTTCGATACaagtgatgaagaagatgaagaagatgatgatgatgatgatgaaagcTTTTCATATGATCATGTTCCTATGGATGTGAGCAGGTCAATATCTCACCGATGGAGGGATTACAGAGGTGCTCACTTGAGGAAGTCCTTGCGGCCGAGGAATCATCGCATACAAGTAGGTATTAGTAGGGATTCTTCAATTCATGGTGGTAGATCAGGAAATCATATTAAGACCGTTGATCATGATGACATTAGGGTAATCAGGACATCAAAGTTTGCGCACAAAGGAAGAAATTATAAGGGTGGGGTTTATCACAGGCGTAGGtag
- the LOC133865783 gene encoding NAC domain-containing protein 2-like gives MTAELQLPPGFRFHPTDDELVMHYLCRKCASQPIAVPIIAEIDLYKYDPWELPRMALYGEKEWYFFSPRDRKYPNGSRPNRAAGTGYWKATGADKPIGHPKPMGIKKALVFYAGKAPKGEKTNWIMHEYRLADVDRSARKKNSLRLDDWVLCRIYNKKGTTEKQQQGINVQKTSFSEIEDKKPENLTIGGATSAILPAPAATRTAAGDDYVYFDTSDSVPRLHTDSSCSEHVVSPEFTCEVQSEPKYWEKTLDFPFNYMDATLDNGFGAQFQSTNQMSPLQDMFMYMHKPF, from the exons atgaccgcGGAGTTACAGTTACCTCCTGGCTTCAGATTCCATCCAACGGACGACGAGCTTGTGATGCACTACCTGTGCCGGAAATGTGCGTCGCAGCCCATCGCCGTGCCGATTATCGCCGAAATCGATCTCTACAAATACGATCCATGGGAACTtccaa GAATGGCCTTGTACGGAGAGAAGGAGTGGTATTTCTTTTCGCCGAGGGATCGGAAGTACCCGAACGGTTCGAGGCCTAACCGGGCGGCGGGGACGGGGTACTGGAAGGCGACCGGAGCCGATAAGCCGATCGGGCATCCGAAGCCGATGGGGATCAAGAAGGCTTTGGTGTTCTACGCCGGAAAAGCCCCCAAAGGAGAGAAAACTAACTGGATCATGCATGAGTATCGGCTGGCCGATGTGGATCGCTCGGCTCGAAAAAAGAACAGCTTAAGG CTGGACGATTGGGTTCTGTGCCGCATATACAACAAGAAGGGCACGACGGAGAAGCAACAACAGGGAATCAACGTGCAGAAAACAAGCTTTTCCGAAATCGAGGACAAGAAGCCGGAGAATCTGACAATTGGCGGAGCCACGTCTGCAATACTTCCTGCCCCGGCAGCGACGCGGACGGCGGCGGGGGATGATTACGTGTACTTCGACACGTCGGATTCGGTGCCGAGGCTGCACACGGACTCGAGCTGCTCGGAGCACGTGGTATCGCCGGAGTTCACGTGCGAGGTGCAGAGCGAGCCCAAGTACTGGGAAAAGACCCTGGACTTCCCGTTTAATTACATGGATGCCACCCTGGACAATGGGTTCGGCGCACAGTTTCAGAGCACTAATCAGATGTCGCCGTTGCAGGATATGTTCATGTACATGCACAAGCCCTTTTAA
- the LOC133866818 gene encoding E3 ubiquitin ligase BIG BROTHER-related encodes MPLFLPSYTPPINGSVFHSTRRSRSYRSIFHICPSMDREENRQPAPRRLIPLINRVVEQVQSDLALAIILQEQERAFTRLATIESTCEEDDESNASDDGYFESQEVQAELEFLEGEEEEEEDSGSSSSATDDEEMDELSYEELIALGEFIGEEKRGLSTSDIPTCLRACKCKPVESKTAGGVDRCVICQVEYEEGEALVALACEHPFHCECISQWLQIKKICPICSTEVSPVPKLYTSL; translated from the coding sequence ATGCCACTTTTTCTCCCCTCATATACCCCCCCAATCAATGGCTCGGTTTTCCACTCTACTAGAAGATCGAGATCATATCGATCGATATTTCATATTTGTCCTTCAATGGACCGCGAGGAGAACAGACAACCAGCTCCCAGGAGATTAATCCCCTTAATTAACCGGGTCGTTGAACAAGTCCAATCAGATTTGGCTTTAGCAATTATTTTGCAAGAACAAGAGAGGGCCTTCACGAGGCTCGCCACCATTGAAAGCACCTgcgaagaagatgatgaaagtAATGCTTCTGATGATGGATACTTCGAAAGCCAAGAAGTTCAAGCCGAACTTGAGTTTCttgagggagaagaagaagaagaagaagatagcgGCAGCAGCAGCAGCGCCACTGATGATGAAGAAATGGATGAATTATCTTACGAGGAGTTGATAGCACTAGGAGAGTTTataggagaagagaagagaggatTATCGACGAGCGATATTCCTACGTGCTTACGTGCATGTAAATGTAAGCCCGTTGAGAGCAAAACGGCCGGAGGCGTTGATCGGTGCGTTATTTGTCAGGTTGAGTATGAAGAAGGTGAAGCCCTGGTTGCTCTTGCTTGTGAGCATCCATTTCATTGTGAGTGTATAAGCCAATGGCTTCAAATTAAGAAGATTTGTCCAATCTGTAGCACCGAAGTTTCACCAGTACCCAAACTATATACTTCTTTATAA